The following proteins come from a genomic window of Paenibacillus swuensis:
- a CDS encoding response regulator transcription factor, which produces MPNRILLVEDDKEINQLLESHLLQENYTVLTAFDGEEAAALLNKENFDLILLDLMLPKLSGMDLLRKIRETSVVPVLIISAKVSDLDKALGLGFGADDYISKPFSMIELTARVQAAIRRSTQYIQPENQAIPHTLQFKDLILDTHTYTALVRGQVVQLTSKEFQIMKLFLTHQSRVFTKEQIYQFIWEDDYYGNENVINVHIRRLREKIEEDPSNPQHIRTIWGIGYKLGG; this is translated from the coding sequence ATGCCGAACCGAATTCTGCTTGTAGAGGATGACAAGGAAATTAATCAGTTACTTGAGAGTCATTTATTACAAGAGAATTATACCGTACTTACCGCGTTTGACGGCGAGGAAGCAGCGGCTCTATTGAATAAGGAGAATTTCGACCTCATCTTGCTCGATTTAATGCTCCCGAAGTTAAGCGGCATGGATCTTCTCAGAAAAATCCGTGAAACCAGCGTTGTACCCGTGTTAATTATCTCAGCAAAAGTCAGCGATCTTGATAAGGCGCTTGGCCTAGGATTTGGCGCTGATGATTATATAAGCAAGCCTTTCTCGATGATCGAATTAACGGCCAGAGTACAAGCCGCTATTCGAAGGTCAACGCAATACATTCAACCTGAAAACCAGGCAATCCCGCATACGCTTCAGTTTAAAGACTTAATTCTGGATACACATACGTATACCGCACTGGTTAGAGGCCAGGTCGTTCAACTCACCTCCAAGGAATTTCAGATTATGAAACTGTTCTTAACCCATCAAAGTAGGGTGTTTACCAAGGAGCAAATTTATCAATTCATCTGGGAAGATGATTATTATGGGAATGAAAACGTCATAAATGTTCATATCCGGAGACTTCGAGAGAAAATTGAAGAGGATCCGTCAAATCCCCAACATATCCGAACCATATGGGGAATCGGATACAAACTGGGAGGATAG